ATCAGTTTGAGGACGGCGTCTCGTCCACCTCCAACCATATCTGATTTCCATCTGATTTTTTTGCCCGTACGCTCGAAATGGTCGCGAATTTCCTGTTTGCGTTTACGAATGATACTCTCTCGCTCTTTATCGGCGTCTTCGGCAACCGCGGTAATGCGGGCAACTGATCGTTTGAGAGACTCGGCTAGATATTGAAGTTCGGCAGCACGGTCAGGATCACCAGAGAGAAACGCAGTCCAGAACTGATGAAGAAATTCAATACTTGTCGCGTGAGTGAGCGAGCATTTCTCTGTGATGGAAGATGGTAGTCCCATTGGAGATGTTGCATCCGTGCTGTGACCATACTTTTGTGCTCGCTGCTGAAGAACTCCATCCATGACCTCCATTTCGGCGGCTTTGATCGCGGCACGAGATCCCACTTGAACGTGCTTcttatcctcatcatcgctATCGCTTTCGTCCTCAAAAGCGATGGCGGCTTGCAAGCTAGCGCCATCACTAGAGTCTTCTTCGAACTGTCTCAGGGCACTCCGAATCTTGGATAAAACTTCTTGTGGCCGTTGCGTCGCAAAAATGCGGGCATTTTCTGATGGAGATGCGTCTTGCTTTGAAAAAAATTTGTTCTGCTCTTTCACATTGAGCATGATGCGTCGCTCGGCGTTGTCACCACGCAAATCCCTCAGAGCAAGTTCGCTGAATGCGTCCCGTTCCGCATGGGCATCATTGTCATACACATCCGAGGGTGCGACATTGGCCATAATCTTCTCGCTCAGACTGTTCAATGTCTTCACGATAGGTATATTTGACCTAGGCCGCATTTCTACATCCTTAGCATTACCACCTTTGAAGCCTCCCTGGTTTTCTTCATTACCCTCTAAATCGATGATGTGAGGAACACTCTGCGACATGATCTTGCTTTGAACGCCTTGTGTATTCTCGGAGGCATCATATTTGTCAAAAAGAGGATCCTGGGCGTCGTTTTCCGTTACTCGCTCTCCCCGAAGCTTCTTTGACAGACGACTTAGGAAGAATCGAGACCAAAAATCTGCCTCGGAAAGCTTCGGTACATTCTCGTTGTATATTCGTTTCACCAGTGGATGCTGGGCAAAAATCATTTGAACTTGCTCGACGCTGATATTCAGTTTCAATTCTCCATCAACTGTGCGCGGTTTGACCGTTGAGAGGACGTTGTAGGCGCCCTTCTTCTGATTAATTTCGATGGCGTGAGCTCTGAGCAAGTTCGTGCGTGTAGACCAAAACTGTGAGTTGAAAGCGGCGCCAGATATTGATTCAGGTTTTGTCGTTATGGCTTCCATATATGTTTGGTGGAGACTCTTGTCCTTTTTCATCAGGGACTGTTGGAGCTCTATATCATTCTTTAACTgcgtctcatcaaaccaccGAGTTGATGACGGGGGTTGCGAGTTCACCGCGCTGGCaaatgccatggctgcaGATCCACTACCTACACCAGCAGGAGTAGAGATGCTCCCGCTGGTGGTTGTTCCAACACTTGGTCGAGGGACGCCAGCATCGTTACTCCTCATATCCGCCAAAATTTTGGACAGGACATCTTTGACAGCCTTAGCTTCCGACTTAGCTTCGGAAGTATTGAAATGAAAGAGATATGTCGCGGGGTCGGCTCCATTGTCTGCCTTCTCAAATATTTTCAGcatgaccttggcagcggtTTCAGGGGTCTGCTGAAGATCTAAGATGTGCGTGTTAGGATGAACATGACTATACAAGAGAATCACACTGGTACGTCTTACTAGTAATGCTGGAGactggcaaagaaattgttGGCGGGCCACCACTATTCGGTGTCCATGTGACGGTTTGATGATCAGCAGTCAAGGTGAGAATGCCATCTTTCTTTTTGAACAGCGTGCGACCAGCTGGGGTGGCCATGGTAGTTTGGGGTCTGCTGTGAAGTCTTTGACCAAGCCCTTCCTTCTCGCTTTCAGGGCAATGATAGCGTCATCGCCGTTTCTCGCGCTGATGTCCTCACCTCCCTGGCCACTCTCACGTCGCCAGTAGAGGGCTATGTGCTGCTAGAAAGCAAGGCACACAACACGAAACCTTGCGAGGGGATATGCTGCCAAAAGATTCACCTCTTTCTACCACAGTAAAGAGAATAAGTTAAGATCATGTGCGGTGGATCCTGACGGCCTGACTGATCGTGCAAATGAATCGTGAAGCTGGACCGACAACCGACAGCTTTGAAGTTGAGTGAGCTTAAGGTGAGGCTGGTGACAGACCGAGTGTGCCAGGGAGACTGTGGCTTGATCTCAAAACTGTGGCGTCGGTAAAGCTGACCTCAGTCTGAGCCGCAACCCGAATACTCCCCGTACCCAACCCGTACCGTGTGAGGTTCTAAACTAAGAACTGTAGGTTGAGGTGAGCTCAACCGTTCACATTACAGTGCTAATATTTATGCGACAGGCATGGTATCGGGTTTTGCCTCACCTTGACTGGACCGAACACAGGGTGGCTGGATGGATGTCTGGCATTGAGCCCAGAATGGCTGGGCTTAGGCCACTGGGAGGGCCTGGAGGCCCCAGAACGGCCCCTTGGCGGTGCTGTGAGTGGCTAATTCTCCCTCCTGTGGATGCACGGTCAATGCAACGAGGATGCCCTGTGACCCCTTGTGCCACTGCCGTCCACtggtcatgtctggtctggccaagtgaacattgaagtctcCTCTTGCCCGGGACGCCCGAAACTGCATGGCCTTCAGAGATCTCAATGGCTCGGAGTTGAGTGGcccataccagaccagaccaacaaggtctggtgcagcCCTGGAAACTAGCCGTTGCTGTTTGCCCCATCTGAGCCAGCTGCACTTTGACGTTACTGGCAGGATTTTGCCGTCATGATTTTTCCTGTAAATGACTCCTAGTGCATGCCAGCTTGCATCTTcgacttcttcacctcctcATACCCAGCTTGCCACCTCTGCTACCTCTGTCTGCGACTTACTCCGCCACTCTTTTTTGATCATCTTGCGATCGAGAGATTGGGGAATGTGTCGTTCGATTGAGCTTTAACCCTGTGCCCGTCCACTACCATTTGTCTCGTTTTCTCCTGAAGCTCTACATCTCTCCTCATCATGCTGAGGAATCCGCTCTGTAGAGCTAGCTCACAGCTACTTCGCGGTGCTCGATGCTCCGCGTCGCTGTCCAAATGCTCCATCTCGACAGTTTCTGCTCGGACATCGTCATGGAAGCTGGCCGCCACCCGCCGGCCGCTGGCTATTACAGCCGCGAGGTCTTATGCGACTGATGCACTTCACTCGCCCCCCGACCCCAGTGACAACTTTTTGTCTGGCGGCGCTGCCAATTACATCGATGAGATGTATATGCAGTGGAAACAAGACCCCAAGAGTGTTCATGTGTCCTGGCAGGTCTATTTCAAGAACATGGAGAGCGGCGATATGCCCATCTCACAGGCCTTtcagccaccaccaaatTTGGTCCCCAACATGACTGGCGGCGTGCCTCGACTTGCCGGCAGTTTGACGCTCGAAGACGGTTCCGATGTTACAAACCATTTGAAGGTCCAACTGCTCGTCCGAGCCTACCAGGCCCGAGGCCATCACAAGGCCAACATTGATCCTCTTGGTATCAGGAACACTACGGAAGGCTTCGGTAATATCAAGCCCAAGGAGTTGACCCTGGAGCATTACGGATTCACTGAAGCCGATCTCGACACCGAATACACCTTGGGTCCCGGCATTTTGCCTCGATTTAAACGCGAGGGCCGCGATAAGATGACCCTTCGTGAAATAGTGGCTGCCTGTGAGAAGATCTATGCCGGATCATGGGGCGTCGAGTTCATTCACATTCCTGATCGCGAGAAGTGTGACTGGTTGCGTGAGCGACTCGAAGTCCCTCAGCCGTTCAAGTACTCCATTGACGAGAAACGTCGCGTCCTTGATCGACTTATTTGGAGTTCGAGCTTCGAATCGTTCCTTGCTACCAAGTATCCCAACGACAAGCGATTCGGCCTTGAGGGCTGCGAAACCCTCGTTCCTGGTATGAAGGCTTTGATTGACCGCAGTGTTGATTATGGTGTGaaggacatcatcatcggcatgCCTCATCGTGGCCGGCTCAACGTCCTCAGCAATGTCGTCCGAAAACCCAACGAATCGATCTTTTCCGAGTTCGCCGGCACCCTTGgtgccgaggacgagggtTCGGGCGATGTCAAGTACCACTTGGGAATGAATTTTGAACGCCCGACTCCTTCTGGGAAGCGTGTTCAACTCTCCCTGGTAGCCAATCCCTCTCACTTGGAAGCTGAAGATCCTGTTGTTCTCGGCAAGACGCGTGCCATCCAGCATTACAATAATGACGAGAAGACACACAGGACAGCCATGGGTGTTCTGCTGCATGGAGATGCTGCCTTTGCTGCACAGGGTATCGTCTATGAGTGTTTGGGGTTCCACTCCCTACCCGCTTTCTCTACTGGTGGCACAATTCACCTTGTCGTGAACAACCAAATTGGCTTCACCACCGACCCTCGATTTGCTCGCTCTACCGCCTACTGCACggacattgccaaggctatAGACGCACCAGTCTTCCATGTCAACGCTGATGACGTTGAAGCCGTCAATTTCGTTTGCCAGCTGGCTGCTGACTGGCGTGCCGAGTTCCAGCATGATGTTGTCATTGATTTGATCTGCTACCGAAAGCACGGCCACAACGAAACCGATCAGCCCTCGTTCACACAACCGCTCATGTACAAGAGAATACAGCAGAAGGAGCCTCAGATTGACGTCTACGTCAACAAACTTCTGCGCGAAGGTACCTTCACCAAGGAAGACATTGAGGAGCACAAACAGTGGGTGTGGGGTATGCTTGAAGAGAGCTTCAACAAATCTAAGGACTATACTCCTACGTCTAAGGAGTGGACTACGTCGGCATGGAACGGTTTCAAGTCCCCTAAGGAGTTGGCCACTGAAGTTCTACCCCACCACGCCACTGGTGTTGACAAGAAGACTCTGGACCACGTTGGAGAGGTCATTGGCTCTGCACCCGAAGGCTTCCAGATCCACCGCAATCTGAAGCGAATTCTTACCAACAGGACCAAGTCGGTTGTTGAAGGCAAGAACATTGACTTCCCCACTGCCGAAGCTCTGGCTTTTGGTACATTGGTCACTGAAGGCTATCATGTTCGTGTTTCTGGCCAGGATGTTGAGCGAGGAACTTTCTCTCAACGTCATTCCGTATTCCATGACCAGGAGAACGAAAAGACGTACACTCCATTGCAGCACATCAGCAAAGATCAAGGCAAATTTGTTATCGCGAACTCGTCTCTGAGTGAGTTTGGTGCCCTTGGTTTCGAGTACGGTTACTCTCTGCAGTCACCCAATGCCTTGGTTATGTGGGAAGCCCAGTTTGGAGATTTTGCCAATAACGCTCAGTGCATCATTGATCAGTTCATTGCCTCTGGAGAAGTGAAGTGGATGCAGCGAACTGGTCTTGTCATGTCTCTACCTCACGGATATGATGGCCAAGGCCCCGAACACTCATCTGGCCGTCTCGAGCGTTACCTCCAACTGTCTAATGAGGATCCTCGAATCTTCCCAACTgaggagaagctggccagGCAACACCAGGACTGCAACATGCAGATTGCCTACATGACAACTCCTGCCAATTTGTTCCATGCTCTGCGCCGCCAGATGCATCGACAGTTCCGAAAACGTAAGTCATTCACTCCGTTCACCTTTCCACGGAAACTGCTTATGTAAACTCCTTCGACTAACCCGTCTCTTAGCTCTtatcatcttcttctccaaatccTTGCTTCGTCACCCTCTTGCTCGCTCAAATATTGAGGACTTCAACGGCGAGGATGCTGGCTTCCAGTGGATTATTCCCGACccagagcaccagactggcagCATCAAGGCCCCCGAGGAGATTGATCGCGTTATTCTTTGCACCGGTCAGGTCTGGGCTACGTTGCATAAGTACCGCGCTGATAACAAGATTGACAACGTGGCATTTACCCGCATTGAGCAGCTAAACCCATTCCCTTGGCAACAACTCAAGGAGAACCTCGACATGTACCCTAATGCTAAGACCATTGTCTGGGCTCAGGAAGAACCCCTCAACGCCGGTGCTTGGAGTTTCACTCAGCCCCGTATTGAAACTCtgctcaaccagaccaagtaCCACGACCGCAAGCATGTCATGTATGCCGGTCGTAACCCCAGTGCCTCTGTCGCCACTGGCATGAAGCACTTGCAcaagaaagaggaggcagaTCTCTTGGAAATGGCTTTCACTGTTAAGCAAGATAAGCTGAAGGGCGAGTAAGCGACAATGATTAGAATAAATTATGGGACAGTGGGAAATCGACGAAGTGCCATGGTGACACTACAGAGATTTAGATTTTGGAGTCTGACCTGCGGAGGGTGTGGTTTGAAATGAAAGACAGAGCTCCTTGTGTTAGTAAATGTATCATAAAATGCCCTCTCGAGGGCAACTACTAGTAGTATTTGTACCAATGTTATCGTAGCATGGATTTGGTACGGCGAAAATTGGCATATGCGTGGTTTGTCCAGTTCACATTGAGATCAAAATAGACGCCGTATTTTGGAACAGCTGGTACAGGTCAGTGTACGGCCAAAAGGTGTCACATCCGTTGCATGTTCTAGTCGAACTACGTGCGATATCCAAGGGTATACATACACCCTACCGCCCTGACTGCTAGTTTTCCAGATGCAAAAGTTTTGTACATGTAGCTCTATTGCAACATATGTCGCCCAGTTCTACAgctcatcaaccttgacctgCCATGAGCGGACtatgccatcatcaccagtaGTTATCaacatctcctcctcccctctGTTCTGAGAACGGGCATCATAACGTCGACACCATGTTATGTGATTTACTTCAAACGGACCATGTGAGTTCGGCATGGTAGTTAACAATTCCCATGCTCTTGAGGACGGCGGTAGGTTTGACGGGTGAGCATGAGCACCGGTGGTGTTTGGCACACCGGAGACGCCATGGAGACCGTCACCATTACTCCGGACTGCGGTTTCTTCCGTAGATGTAACTGGGCCGTCAACTTCCTTGTACAATGCAATATTGCCGTCTCGCCCTGTGCTGGCTACCACTCCAGAATGTTTGCTCCACGTGACTGAGTAGACGTCTCGATCGTGTGCCGCTGGGAGGACGGCAGTGCACGTCCATTCCTCTCTCAAGGATCTCCTCATGGTGTTGGGAATTCCTCCAAGAGCACTTCGACTGGTGCCGCCGAATCCGTTGTTGTCTTCTTGATCGTCAAGTTCTTCATGTAATGCCCACAGGCGTACCGTGCCGTCCGCCGAGCAGGTCAACAATCGCGGAAATCGGTCATTCTTTGGATGAGGCTCCCATTCAACGCCCCAGACAGTTCCTTCGTGGCCTTCCAATACTGCAACGCAGACCCATTCGCCGTCGGCGTCCTCACGCCATATGCGAACCGTGTTGTCGTAGCTAGCACTGGCGAGGACATCTGAGCTGTACTGGCGACGATTGTTTCTGCCCGGCACATCTGGACACCAAGCGACTGCTTTCACGTCTCCTTCGTGCTCGTTGAGTACGGCGATAGTTTCCCATTCGTCGTCTGTTTCAGATGCACCAATATCCTCCCAAATCCATACAGATTTGTCACGAGAGCAAGTAGCAAGGTATGCTCCAGAGGGCGAGAACGCACAGCCTTTTATCTCCGAGTCGTGGCCCTCCAGGACCAGTGTGAACTCCCAGTCCTTATCACCAGAATCGCCGATTTCGCTATCGCTATCGCCGTGGCCGCTAAGGCCGCGTCCAGACATTGTGATTTCAACCTCGTGGCCATCTCTTCCTGCGTCGGCGTCGGCCGCAGAGTCGTCATCCCAGCGCCATAGTCCTGCGGTGGCATCGAAGCTCCCAGAAATGAGACATAGTTTGTGCGGTGGCAAACCCGGCTTCCAAGCTACAGATCGAACGGAACGAGTATGACCGCCAGTCAGGTTGCTGTGGGACGAAAGTGTAGACAGAGAAAAGACGGTAACAGCCTTTGCGTGGGCTGTTGCAATTAGTGGGAGGGTTGGATGGGGTATCGATGCCCATGCTCGCTCGTGAAGATCGGGCCGAAGTGGTTGAATTAGCGATATGGTAGCCGTCATTGACGGTGACCTTGATGTTGGTACCGTGGATGGCATCTTTTCATGAGACAGAGCAACAAGCTGACCAGAGGTGACGTCGCGGGGTAGTGGGCTGTTGGTCGAGCGAGCTGGCTTATGGCTACCGCCCGAATTGACTACGGGTAGTAGAGTCAACGAGCCAAAGGCAACGCAGATGGCCTTGGATGGCCTTGCAGCAGTACAagaatgaagatgttgtcAGGGCGCAGAGAGACACGACGTGGGTTTACAAGCCCGATGTCGCATAGTAATTGTCGTCTGGCGGGCTTTTtgcacatgcagccagaAATGGGAACCTGCCAGACCCGACATGTCCAAGACTCACTAAATTTTGCCGCCCCGCTGATAAGATAAGTCCCAGATTGCCAGACCCCTCAGTGCTCCTCAAgcaacagagagagagatGTTCTACGGATCGCATAGGTAGAAGTACAAAGAAGCAAATGGTGACGATTTCAACGGGAAAGAACCACATTTGGTTTATTCTATTTTAATTTGTTTTATTTCGTTACCCATCATTTTCTcctcgttttttttttgttggAGCAGATTCTTTATCCTCGACCCAGTTGCATCACCACAGCCTGGCCGAGGAGCTTTCTATGTGAAATCCGGATTCAACCCCCCTGTGAGCCAAGACCATGTCGTCTTTAATCTATCACGCAAGTTCAACTTGTCATGTTGAACATTACGCCTCTTTCTAGTGCGTGTCCTTTCAGGCAGACACATCCATATACCTACGAGGAAAAACAACACAACTAAAATAATAGGTTGGAGgacgccaacaccatggccttCGGCGATTATGCCAATGATAAATGGCAAGACGGCAGCGCCGCCACCGCCGATTGCCGATGAGAATCCAATTGCGCTGACATGGTATTCAGTAGGCAATATCTTGGTCGCCACCACGATAGCAGCTGGGAATAGAGGTCCCAGGAAGAACCCCAAGCAAGAAACGAAAACCATGGCGCCAATTTTGGTGGGAATAAGCCAGTAGGCAAGCTGAAAAGCAATGCACAATGCCAGATATGCGGTAATGGCCAGCCTCTCCCCAATCCAGCCGGTAATGAAGCCCAGTACTATTCGGCCAAGGGACAAACCGAACCAGAAAAGCGTGGCGGTAACACCAGCGAGAAAACCATCGGCGtgtctctccttcatcatgaaTGTGGGAATCCAACCGCCCAGGCTAAC
The genomic region above belongs to Pochonia chlamydosporia 170 chromosome 2, whole genome shotgun sequence and contains:
- a CDS encoding RNA polymerase II transcription factor related protein (similar to Neosartorya fischeri NRRL 181 XP_001266862.1), whose product is MATPAGRTLFKKKDGILTLTADHQTVTWTPNSGGPPTISLPVSSITNLQQTPETAAKVMLKIFEKADNGADPATYLFHFNTSEAKSEAKAVKDVLSKILADMRSNDAGVPRPSVGTTTSGSISTPAGVGSGSAAMAFASAVNSQPPSSTRWFDETQLKNDIELQQSLMKKDKSLHQTYMEAITTKPESISGAAFNSQFWSTRTNLLRAHAIEINQKKGAYNVLSTVKPRTVDGELKLNISVEQVQMIFAQHPLVKRIYNENVPKLSEADFWSRFFLSRLSKKLRGERVTENDAQDPLFDKYDASENTQGVQSKIMSQSVPHIIDLEGNEENQGGFKGGNAKDVEMRPRSNIPIVKTLNSLSEKIMANVAPSDVYDNDAHAERDAFSELALRDLRGDNAERRIMLNVKEQNKFFSKQDASPSENARIFATQRPQEVLSKIRSALRQFEEDSSDGASLQAAIAFEDESDSDDEDKKHVQVGSRAAIKAAEMEVMDGVLQQRAQKYGHSTDATSPMGLPSSITEKCSLTHATSIEFLHQFWTAFLSGDPDRAAELQYLAESLKRSVARITAVAEDADKERESIIRKRKQEIRDHFERTGKKIRWKSDMVGGGRDAVLKLMQPVLHALDKAQADYSRALAAEGIQISTEG
- a CDS encoding 2-oxoglutarate dehydrogenase E1 component, mitochondrial precursor (similar to Aspergillus terreus NIH2624 XP_001213089.1); this translates as MLRNPLCRASSQLLRGARCSASLSKCSISTVSARTSSWKLAATRRPLAITAARSYATDALHSPPDPSDNFLSGGAANYIDEMYMQWKQDPKSVHVSWQVYFKNMESGDMPISQAFQPPPNLVPNMTGGVPRLAGSLTLEDGSDVTNHLKVQLLVRAYQARGHHKANIDPLGIRNTTEGFGNIKPKELTLEHYGFTEADLDTEYTLGPGILPRFKREGRDKMTLREIVAACEKIYAGSWGVEFIHIPDREKCDWLRERLEVPQPFKYSIDEKRRVLDRLIWSSSFESFLATKYPNDKRFGLEGCETLVPGMKALIDRSVDYGVKDIIIGMPHRGRLNVLSNVVRKPNESIFSEFAGTLGAEDEGSGDVKYHLGMNFERPTPSGKRVQLSLVANPSHLEAEDPVVLGKTRAIQHYNNDEKTHRTAMGVLLHGDAAFAAQGIVYECLGFHSLPAFSTGGTIHLVVNNQIGFTTDPRFARSTAYCTDIAKAIDAPVFHVNADDVEAVNFVCQLAADWRAEFQHDVVIDLICYRKHGHNETDQPSFTQPLMYKRIQQKEPQIDVYVNKLLREGTFTKEDIEEHKQWVWGMLEESFNKSKDYTPTSKEWTTSAWNGFKSPKELATEVLPHHATGVDKKTLDHVGEVIGSAPEGFQIHRNLKRILTNRTKSVVEGKNIDFPTAEALAFGTLVTEGYHVRVSGQDVERGTFSQRHSVFHDQENEKTYTPLQHISKDQGKFVIANSSLSEFGALGFEYGYSLQSPNALVMWEAQFGDFANNAQCIIDQFIASGEVKWMQRTGLVMSLPHGYDGQGPEHSSGRLERYLQLSNEDPRIFPTEEKLARQHQDCNMQIAYMTTPANLFHALRRQMHRQFRKPLIIFFSKSLLRHPLARSNIEDFNGEDAGFQWIIPDPEHQTGSIKAPEEIDRVILCTGQVWATLHKYRADNKIDNVAFTRIEQLNPFPWQQLKENLDMYPNAKTIVWAQEEPLNAGAWSFTQPRIETLLNQTKYHDRKHVMYAGRNPSASVATGMKHLHKKEEADLLEMAFTVKQDKLKGE
- a CDS encoding cytosolic iron-sulfur protein assembly protein (similar to Verticillium alfalfae VaMs.102 XP_003007273.1) — translated: MPSTVPTSRSPSMTATISLIQPLRPDLHERAWASIPHPTLPLIATAHAKAVTVFSLSTLSSHSNLTGGHTRSVRSVAWKPGLPPHKLCLISGSFDATAGLWRWDDDSAADADAGRDGHEVEITMSGRGLSGHGDSDSEIGDSGDKDWEFTLVLEGHDSEIKGCAFSPSGAYLATCSRDKSVWIWEDIGASETDDEWETIAVLNEHEGDVKAVAWCPDVPGRNNRRQYSSDVLASASYDNTVRIWREDADGEWVCVAVLEGHEGTVWGVEWEPHPKNDRFPRLLTCSADGTVRLWALHEELDDQEDNNGFGGTSRSALGGIPNTMRRSLREEWTCTAVLPAAHDRDVYSVTWSKHSGVVASTGRDGNIALYKEVDGPVTSTEETAVRSNGDGLHGVSGVPNTTGAHAHPSNLPPSSRAWELLTTMPNSHGPFEVNHITWCRRYDARSQNRGEEEMLITTGDDGIVRSWQVKVDEL